From the genome of Marixanthomonas ophiurae, one region includes:
- a CDS encoding WD40/YVTN/BNR-like repeat-containing protein, which produces MKKLFLFTFLLLSISSFSQQISMDILKDMKPRNIGPGGMSGRVTAIDVVTDNPDVMYVGTASGGLWKSNSGGIKWQPIFDNQPTASIGAVAIQQSNPSVIWVGTGEGNPRNSLNGGYGVYKSLNGGKTWQSMGLEKTRHIHRIVIDPTDPNTIYVGAIGSPWGEHPERGVFKTTDGGKTWNKILFVNNKTGVADMVMDPTNPNKLMVAMWEHKREPWFFTSGGEGSGLYVTYDGGETWEERTDKDGLPKGDLGRIGIAIAPNKPDIVYALVESKKNALYKSEDGGFTWKMINNDMSEIGNRPFYYAEIYVDPENENRVFSVFTYVNVSEDGGKSFEELMPAYGADNGVHPDHHAWWIHPEDGSFMLDGNDGGLNITHDGGESWRFIGNLPVAQFYHIAVDNEFPYNVYGGMQDNGSWRGPAYVWKSQGIRNSYWQEISFGDGFDVVPDPDDSQYGWTMSQQGYVSRYDHITGNNYTVKPTHPDPDMHLRFNWNSAINIDPFDSKTLYFGSQFVHKSTDKGLTWEVLSPDLTTNDPEKQKQGESGGLTLDATGAENHTTILVIEPSPVEQNMLWVGTDDGRVHYTQNGGQNWTDVSNNIPDLPKGSWIVQIKASNKNKGEALLVANDYRRFNYTPYAYRTTNYGKTWNRIVDKDDVISYTLSIVEDPKEKNLLFLGTDDGLYVSIDAGKNWQKWTHGFPTVSVKDLVIQPREHDLVIGTFGRAAWVLDDIRPLREIARNKSVLDQNSKLFEAPTAYQASYQQPTGSRFGADALFNGENRSSGALFKYYFKKDDTETTEKDENKEDSEEEEEEEEEEETDEIASEEKMDGKHKDSLYLRIYDGSRLIRTLKQKKPDSTGIYTWRWRMNEAGVDRPSRSIRDRKNEPSGTSVKPGTYRAELSYNDETSTSSITVKSDPRLTISEKAINESYAASKELEKMTQTAADAVKQLVESKNASEDFRKKLKENASEDKKYKDEIKASKEIVKKIDSVIAIYLGKEDDRQGIVRSTEPNVMQRIGQARWYSGSRPNGMTATEQRLMQHAKNALAEALKATNNFFVTEWPEYKSNMENIDLSPFKETKTFETN; this is translated from the coding sequence ATGAAAAAACTATTCCTTTTTACCTTTTTACTTCTTTCAATCTCATCTTTCTCACAACAAATTTCAATGGATATCCTAAAAGATATGAAACCTCGGAACATTGGTCCAGGTGGTATGTCTGGTCGGGTTACTGCCATTGATGTGGTGACCGACAATCCCGATGTGATGTATGTGGGAACAGCTTCTGGTGGCTTATGGAAAAGTAACAGTGGAGGGATAAAATGGCAACCCATTTTTGATAATCAACCTACAGCTTCTATTGGGGCGGTGGCTATTCAGCAATCAAATCCCTCTGTAATTTGGGTAGGAACCGGTGAAGGAAACCCTAGAAACAGTTTAAATGGCGGTTATGGAGTATATAAATCGCTCAATGGTGGAAAAACTTGGCAGTCCATGGGGTTGGAAAAAACCAGACATATTCACCGTATTGTTATTGACCCTACCGACCCAAATACAATTTATGTAGGAGCAATAGGTTCGCCTTGGGGTGAACATCCTGAACGCGGTGTTTTTAAAACTACCGATGGTGGAAAAACTTGGAATAAAATCCTTTTTGTTAACAACAAAACAGGCGTTGCCGATATGGTAATGGATCCTACCAATCCTAATAAATTGATGGTTGCTATGTGGGAGCATAAACGTGAACCGTGGTTTTTTACATCTGGCGGTGAAGGCAGTGGTTTATATGTAACCTACGATGGAGGTGAAACTTGGGAAGAACGTACTGATAAAGACGGCTTACCAAAAGGTGATTTGGGACGAATTGGTATTGCCATTGCACCTAATAAACCTGATATAGTCTATGCCCTAGTAGAATCTAAAAAAAATGCGCTCTACAAAAGTGAGGACGGAGGGTTTACCTGGAAAATGATTAATAACGATATGAGCGAAATAGGAAACCGTCCATTTTATTACGCTGAAATATATGTGGACCCTGAAAATGAAAACCGTGTTTTTTCAGTCTTTACCTATGTGAATGTTTCAGAAGACGGAGGAAAAAGTTTTGAAGAATTAATGCCAGCCTATGGAGCTGATAATGGGGTACATCCAGATCATCATGCGTGGTGGATTCACCCTGAAGACGGAAGTTTTATGTTGGATGGTAATGACGGCGGACTCAATATTACTCACGATGGCGGCGAAAGTTGGCGATTTATAGGAAATCTTCCTGTTGCCCAATTTTATCATATCGCTGTTGACAATGAATTTCCATATAATGTGTATGGTGGTATGCAAGATAACGGTAGTTGGAGAGGTCCTGCGTATGTTTGGAAATCTCAAGGAATTAGAAACAGCTACTGGCAGGAAATTAGTTTTGGGGATGGATTTGATGTGGTCCCAGACCCAGACGATAGTCAATATGGCTGGACAATGAGCCAGCAAGGATATGTAAGTCGGTATGATCATATCACCGGAAACAACTATACCGTAAAACCTACGCATCCAGATCCTGATATGCATTTGCGCTTTAATTGGAATTCCGCAATCAATATCGATCCTTTTGATTCAAAAACGCTGTACTTCGGAAGTCAGTTTGTGCACAAAAGCACCGATAAAGGGCTTACTTGGGAAGTACTTTCACCAGACCTAACAACCAACGACCCTGAAAAACAAAAACAAGGGGAAAGTGGCGGACTTACACTTGATGCTACTGGGGCCGAAAACCATACTACCATCTTAGTGATTGAACCTTCCCCTGTTGAGCAAAACATGCTTTGGGTAGGAACTGATGACGGGCGTGTTCATTATACTCAAAATGGAGGTCAAAATTGGACAGATGTATCAAACAACATTCCCGACTTACCTAAAGGAAGTTGGATTGTACAAATAAAAGCTTCCAATAAAAATAAAGGCGAGGCATTATTAGTAGCTAACGATTATAGACGTTTTAATTATACACCGTATGCTTATAGAACAACTAACTACGGAAAAACTTGGAACCGAATCGTTGACAAAGACGATGTTATAAGTTATACGTTAAGCATTGTAGAAGATCCCAAAGAAAAGAACTTATTGTTTTTAGGAACTGATGATGGTTTGTATGTTTCAATAGACGCTGGAAAAAACTGGCAAAAATGGACGCACGGTTTTCCTACAGTTTCAGTGAAGGATTTAGTTATTCAACCGAGGGAACACGATTTAGTTATAGGAACCTTTGGAAGAGCGGCTTGGGTATTAGATGATATTCGTCCGTTACGCGAGATTGCTCGTAACAAATCAGTCTTAGATCAAAATAGTAAGCTATTTGAAGCCCCAACTGCTTACCAAGCTTCGTATCAACAACCCACCGGTAGCCGTTTTGGAGCAGATGCACTGTTCAATGGAGAAAATAGAAGTAGCGGAGCCTTATTCAAGTATTACTTTAAAAAAGATGATACTGAAACTACCGAGAAAGATGAAAATAAAGAAGATTCCGAAGAAGAAGAAGAAGAAGAAGAGGAAGAGGAAACAGACGAAATAGCTTCCGAAGAAAAAATGGATGGAAAACACAAAGACAGCTTGTATTTAAGAATTTACGATGGTTCTCGTTTAATTAGAACCTTAAAACAGAAAAAACCAGACAGTACAGGTATTTACACGTGGCGATGGCGAATGAATGAAGCTGGAGTTGACCGCCCTTCTCGTTCTATTAGAGATAGAAAAAACGAACCCAGTGGTACTTCGGTAAAGCCTGGAACTTATAGAGCAGAGCTTTCTTATAACGATGAAACCTCAACCAGTTCAATAACCGTAAAAAGTGATCCTAGGCTTACTATTTCAGAAAAAGCAATAAATGAAAGCTATGCTGCTTCAAAAGAATTGGAAAAAATGACCCAAACCGCTGCCGATGCTGTAAAACAGTTGGTGGAGAGTAAAAATGCTTCGGAAGATTTTAGAAAAAAATTAAAAGAAAACGCCTCAGAAGATAAAAAATACAAAGACGAAATTAAAGCCAGTAAAGAGATTGTGAAGAAAATAGACTCAGTCATTGCTATCTATCTAGGCAAAGAAGACGATAGGCAAGGTATTGTGCGCAGTACAGAGCCTAATGTAATGCAACGCATCGGGCAAGCAAGATGGTATAGCGGCAGTCGACCTAACGGAATGACTGCTACAGAACAACGGTTAATGCAGCACGCCAAAAATGCATTAGCCGAAGCGCTAAAAGCCACCAACAATTTCTTTGTAACCGAATGGCCAGAATATAAGTCTAATATGGAAAATATAGACTTGTCCCCATTTAAAGAAACAAAAACCTTCGAAACCAATTAA